One segment of Bradyrhizobium sp. CB2312 DNA contains the following:
- the cpaB gene encoding Flp pilus assembly protein CpaB, with protein MNTARIIVLVIALGAGGVAAYLASGYQNAPAPVVPVVEKLPTIEVLVAKNDIQLGQAVKPEDLVWQAWPAATASSAFIRRDSRPEAQTQLAGSIARVPLMQGEPIREQKLVKADGSGFMAAILPSGMRAVSTEISAETGAGGFILPNDRVDIVLTRRLKNPDGANSNGPTGGNDLILSEVILTNIRVLAIDQAPKEKDGQNAVIGKTVTLELRPDQVATLSAARQGGTLTLALRSIVDANAIDGTPEEAVRRPGGVNVIRYGVQARQLTSQK; from the coding sequence ATGAACACCGCACGCATCATCGTTCTCGTCATCGCACTGGGCGCCGGCGGCGTCGCTGCGTATCTAGCGAGCGGCTATCAGAACGCGCCCGCGCCCGTCGTTCCCGTCGTCGAGAAGCTGCCGACGATCGAGGTCCTGGTCGCCAAGAACGACATCCAGCTCGGTCAAGCCGTGAAGCCCGAGGACCTGGTATGGCAGGCCTGGCCGGCGGCGACCGCGAGCAGCGCCTTCATCCGCCGCGACAGCAGGCCCGAGGCGCAGACCCAGCTCGCCGGCTCGATCGCGCGCGTGCCGCTGATGCAGGGCGAGCCGATCCGCGAGCAGAAGCTGGTCAAGGCCGATGGCTCCGGCTTCATGGCCGCGATCCTGCCGTCGGGCATGCGCGCCGTCTCCACCGAGATTTCCGCCGAGACCGGCGCCGGCGGATTCATCCTGCCGAACGACCGCGTCGACATCGTGCTGACCCGCCGCCTGAAGAATCCTGACGGCGCCAACAGCAATGGCCCGACCGGCGGCAACGACCTCATCCTGTCCGAGGTCATCCTGACCAATATTCGCGTGCTCGCGATCGACCAGGCGCCGAAGGAGAAGGACGGCCAGAACGCCGTCATCGGCAAGACCGTCACGCTCGAGCTCAGGCCCGACCAGGTCGCCACGCTCTCGGCCGCACGCCAGGGCGGCACGCTGACACTCGCGCTGCGCAGCATCGTGGATGCCAATGCCATCGACGGCACGCCTGAGGAGGCGGTCAGGCGTCCGGGCGGCGTGAACGTGATCCGTTACGGGGTGCAGGCGCGGCAGCTGACGTCACAGAAGTGA
- a CDS encoding type II and III secretion system protein family protein, with protein MNYGEGRMGLRIRGKRARSSLAGAMLMLGLVAAPNFVAAADAPVGDQAPMQAPPDLAVSPVATIAPARTRFLSLGVGKSVVIDLPREVKDVLVADPKIANAVIRSAQRAYIIGGQVGQTNVVFFTADGQQVAAYDIAVKRDLNGMRSALRQSLPGVQIEGVGDSVMLTGSVSSPVEAQQAGDVAAKLVGGADKVVNNIVVRGRDQVMLKVVVGEVRRDIVKQLGVDLSASLNAGTAVVNFNNSNPFSVSGGPLVSSNGLGVTGLAKGVATVNATMRAMESAGVMRTLAEPSLTAISGESATFIAGGEFPIPAGYSCDPVTHVCTTQITYKKFGISLNFTPVVLSEGRISLRVMTEVSELSNQNAISVTQAVSAGQTSSITIPSIQTRRAETTLEIPSGGSMAMAGLIQQQTKQAINGLPGVDQVPIIGALFRSQDFVNNETELMVIVTPYVVRAVAQKELSRPDDGFAPASDAQTALLGRVNRLYGITARRVDPIDGVHGDFGFIID; from the coding sequence ATGAACTACGGGGAAGGTCGGATGGGCCTGCGCATTCGGGGGAAGCGCGCGCGCTCGTCCTTAGCAGGGGCAATGCTGATGCTGGGGCTGGTCGCGGCCCCCAATTTCGTCGCTGCGGCGGATGCGCCGGTCGGCGATCAGGCGCCGATGCAGGCGCCACCGGATCTCGCGGTGTCTCCGGTCGCGACCATCGCGCCGGCCCGCACGCGTTTCCTCTCGCTTGGTGTGGGCAAATCCGTGGTCATCGACCTGCCGCGCGAGGTCAAGGACGTGCTGGTGGCCGATCCCAAGATCGCCAACGCGGTGATCCGCTCGGCCCAGCGCGCCTACATCATCGGCGGCCAGGTCGGCCAGACCAATGTCGTGTTCTTCACCGCCGACGGCCAGCAGGTCGCCGCCTACGACATCGCGGTGAAACGCGACCTCAACGGCATGCGTTCGGCGCTGCGCCAGTCGCTGCCGGGCGTGCAGATCGAAGGCGTCGGCGACAGCGTGATGCTGACCGGCTCGGTGTCGAGTCCGGTCGAGGCCCAGCAGGCCGGCGACGTCGCCGCCAAGCTCGTCGGCGGCGCGGACAAGGTCGTCAACAACATCGTCGTGCGCGGCCGCGACCAGGTGATGCTCAAGGTCGTCGTCGGCGAAGTCAGGCGCGACATCGTCAAGCAGCTCGGCGTCGATCTCAGCGCCAGCCTGAACGCCGGCACCGCGGTCGTGAATTTCAACAACTCCAACCCGTTCTCGGTCTCCGGCGGCCCGCTCGTCAGCAGCAACGGGCTCGGTGTTACCGGACTCGCAAAAGGCGTCGCCACCGTCAACGCCACGATGCGCGCGATGGAAAGCGCCGGCGTGATGCGGACGCTGGCCGAGCCGAGCCTGACGGCGATCTCCGGCGAGTCCGCCACTTTCATCGCCGGCGGCGAATTCCCGATCCCTGCGGGCTATTCCTGCGATCCGGTCACCCACGTCTGTACCACCCAGATCACCTACAAGAAGTTCGGCATCTCCCTGAACTTCACGCCGGTCGTGCTCAGCGAGGGACGTATCAGCCTGCGCGTGATGACCGAAGTCTCGGAGCTGTCGAATCAGAACGCCATCTCCGTGACGCAGGCGGTGTCCGCGGGCCAGACCAGCTCGATCACCATCCCCTCGATCCAGACCCGCCGCGCCGAGACCACGCTGGAAATTCCCTCGGGCGGCTCGATGGCGATGGCCGGCTTGATCCAGCAGCAGACCAAGCAGGCGATCAACGGCCTGCCCGGCGTCGATCAGGTGCCGATCATCGGCGCGCTGTTCCGCAGCCAGGACTTCGTCAACAATGAGACCGAGCTGATGGTGATCGTGACGCCCTATGTGGTGCGCGCGGTCGCCCAGAAGGAATTGTCGCGGCCCGACGACGGCTTCGCGCCGGCCTCGGACGCGCAGACGGCGCTGCTTGGCCGCGTGAACCGCCTCTATGGCATCACGGCCCGCCGCGTCGATCCGATCGACGGCGTCCACGGCGATTTCGGCTTCATCATCGACTGA
- a CDS encoding CpaD family pilus assembly protein, producing MTKMTADRRRSLRIALALTGLSVLLGACNTTGEIVTQTVPTDYRQRHPIAVQEGKKSIVIFVGKARGGLSTAQHADVAGIARDWVREGTGSVVVDVPVDTANSRAAAATYQEIRAVLASGGVPSRAIVQHRYRPEDPGLLPTIRLSYSKITAVAGPCGLWPEDIGPSILDPGYNENHPYFNLGCANQRNLAAMIDNPADLEQPRAETPAYTARREIAFDRYRKGSTTATTYPESDRAKLSDTGK from the coding sequence ATGACGAAGATGACAGCCGATCGACGTCGCAGCTTGCGGATCGCGCTGGCGCTGACGGGGCTCTCCGTCTTGCTCGGCGCCTGCAACACCACTGGCGAAATCGTCACCCAGACGGTGCCGACCGACTACCGCCAGCGCCACCCGATCGCGGTGCAGGAAGGCAAGAAGTCGATCGTGATCTTCGTCGGCAAGGCCAGAGGCGGCCTCTCGACCGCGCAGCACGCCGACGTCGCCGGTATCGCCCGGGACTGGGTGCGCGAAGGCACCGGCTCGGTCGTGGTCGACGTGCCCGTCGACACCGCGAATTCGCGCGCTGCTGCGGCGACCTATCAGGAGATCCGCGCCGTGCTCGCCTCCGGCGGCGTGCCGTCACGCGCCATCGTCCAGCATCGCTACCGCCCTGAGGATCCCGGACTGCTACCGACCATCCGTCTGAGCTATTCGAAGATCACGGCTGTCGCCGGCCCCTGCGGGCTGTGGCCGGAGGACATCGGGCCATCCATCCTCGACCCCGGCTACAACGAGAACCATCCCTACTTCAATCTCGGCTGCGCCAACCAGCGCAACCTCGCGGCCATGATCGACAATCCCGCCGACCTCGAGCAGCCGCGCGCGGAGACGCCGGCCTATACCGCACGGCGCGAAATCGCCTTCGACCGCTACCGCAAGGGCTCGACGACCGCGACCACCTATCCAGAGTCCGACAGGGCCAAACTGAGCGACACAGGCAAATGA
- a CDS encoding AAA family ATPase, whose product MTSVHDEEADDPQHPEEHIAPVPRISVQAFCETEQTLQAVTAAGQDRRLAKAHLTAKSGGLAAAIEVYDSMPTPNVIVIESDGTRDILEGLDDLAGVCDPGTRVVVIGNPNDTAPYRELVRRGVNDYVVGPVETLDVVRSICSLFSASEAIITGRVIAVVGAKGGVGASTVAHNVAWTIARDLTLDSVVIDLDLAFGTAGLDYNQDPVQGIANAVLSQDRPDTALMERLLAKCTDRLSLLAAPATLDRVYDFGAEAFDAVFDTLRMTTPCIVLDVPHQWSGWTRRALVNADDIVIVAEPDLANLRNTKNMLSVLKAARPNDRPPLYCINQVGMHKRAEIEVKAFAKTMESQPLAVIPFDSKLFSTAANNGQMIAEVSRSHRTTELFQNMANRLAGRGEVKKPKRSLLGPLLKKLKGRSSRSSAPHRKAS is encoded by the coding sequence ATGACCAGCGTCCACGACGAAGAGGCGGACGATCCGCAGCACCCTGAGGAACACATTGCGCCGGTTCCTCGCATCTCCGTGCAGGCCTTTTGCGAGACCGAGCAGACGCTCCAGGCGGTGACCGCCGCCGGCCAGGACCGCCGGCTCGCCAAGGCGCATCTCACCGCCAAGAGCGGCGGCCTCGCCGCGGCGATCGAAGTCTACGATTCGATGCCGACGCCGAACGTCATCGTGATCGAATCCGACGGCACGCGCGACATCCTCGAGGGTCTCGACGATCTCGCCGGCGTCTGCGATCCCGGCACCCGCGTGGTGGTGATCGGCAATCCCAACGACACCGCGCCCTATCGCGAGCTGGTCCGCCGCGGCGTCAACGACTATGTCGTGGGGCCGGTCGAGACGCTCGACGTCGTCCGTTCCATCTGCAGCCTGTTCTCGGCGTCCGAAGCCATCATCACCGGCCGCGTCATCGCCGTGGTCGGCGCCAAGGGCGGCGTCGGCGCATCCACGGTCGCGCATAACGTGGCCTGGACCATCGCGCGCGACCTCACGCTCGATTCCGTCGTGATCGATCTCGACCTCGCCTTCGGCACCGCGGGCCTCGACTACAACCAGGACCCGGTGCAGGGCATCGCCAATGCGGTGCTGTCGCAGGACCGGCCCGACACGGCGCTGATGGAGCGCCTGCTCGCCAAATGCACCGACCGCCTCAGCCTCCTTGCTGCACCCGCCACACTTGACCGCGTCTACGATTTCGGCGCGGAAGCTTTTGACGCGGTGTTCGACACGCTGCGCATGACCACGCCGTGCATCGTGCTCGACGTGCCCCATCAATGGTCGGGCTGGACGCGGCGCGCGCTGGTCAATGCCGACGACATCGTGATCGTGGCCGAGCCTGATCTCGCCAACCTGCGCAACACCAAGAACATGCTCAGCGTGCTCAAGGCTGCGAGGCCGAACGACCGGCCGCCGCTGTACTGCATCAACCAGGTCGGCATGCACAAGCGCGCGGAGATCGAGGTCAAGGCATTCGCCAAGACCATGGAGAGCCAGCCGCTCGCGGTGATCCCGTTCGATTCAAAGCTGTTCTCGACCGCAGCCAATAACGGCCAGATGATCGCGGAGGTCTCCAGGAGCCACCGCACCACCGAGCTATTCCAGAATATGGCGAACCGCCTCGCCGGCCGCGGCGAGGTGAAGAAGCCGAAGCGCTCGCTGCTCGGACCGCTGCTGAAGAAGCTGAAGGGCCGGTCAAGCCGCAGCTCCGCGCCCCACCGCAAGGCGTCGTAG
- a CDS encoding tetratricopeptide repeat protein produces the protein MSKRLFVASPPARYLFSALLALALGGCQTTGLEDVTGALGGKPEAAAKADPKSDMDALRERYRAKPSDPNVALEYGKALRESGQRAQAVAVLEQAVLAHPSNKALLAGYGRALADNGNFQQAFDVLGRAHSPEDPDWRILSAQGAALDQLGRNEEAQQYYAAALKIAPDEPTVLSNLGLSYMLQNNLPKAEQVLGRAYQRNQNDARVRANLALVLGLQGREAEAEILVKADLPPDQAAAKVTALRQLLAKKQQRADK, from the coding sequence ATGTCCAAGCGTTTGTTCGTTGCCTCTCCCCCGGCGAGATATCTGTTTTCCGCGCTGCTGGCCCTTGCCCTCGGCGGCTGTCAGACCACCGGCCTCGAGGACGTCACCGGCGCGCTCGGCGGCAAGCCGGAGGCGGCCGCCAAGGCCGACCCGAAGTCGGACATGGATGCCTTGCGCGAGCGCTATCGCGCCAAGCCCAGTGATCCCAACGTCGCGCTGGAATATGGCAAGGCACTACGCGAGAGCGGCCAGCGCGCGCAGGCGGTCGCGGTGCTGGAGCAGGCCGTGCTCGCTCATCCCAGCAACAAGGCGCTGCTCGCCGGCTACGGCCGCGCGCTCGCCGACAACGGCAATTTCCAGCAGGCCTTCGACGTGCTCGGCCGCGCGCATTCGCCCGAGGATCCGGACTGGCGCATCCTGTCGGCGCAGGGCGCGGCGCTCGATCAGCTCGGCCGCAACGAGGAGGCGCAGCAATATTACGCCGCGGCGCTGAAGATCGCGCCCGACGAGCCGACCGTGCTGTCCAATCTCGGCCTGTCCTACATGCTGCAAAACAATCTGCCGAAGGCCGAACAGGTGCTCGGCCGCGCCTATCAGCGCAATCAGAACGATGCGCGGGTCCGTGCCAATCTCGCGCTCGTGCTGGGATTGCAGGGCCGCGAGGCCGAGGCTGAAATCCTCGTGAAGGCAGATTTGCCGCCGGACCAGGCCGCGGCCAAGGTCACCGCGCTGCGGCAGCTGCTGGCGAAGAAGCAGCAGCGGGCGGACAAGTAA
- a CDS encoding PilZ domain-containing protein, with translation MLANRRRSERRVCSRLAKIHFGAGSLPRDCTITDISDGGVKVVAEFLEVPPQFTIIFAPDYSRQCRLRWRIGCEFGAEFTD, from the coding sequence ATGCTTGCAAATCGCCGGAGAAGCGAACGTCGGGTGTGCAGCCGGCTCGCCAAGATTCATTTTGGCGCGGGCTCGCTGCCGCGGGATTGCACGATCACGGATATCTCCGACGGCGGTGTGAAGGTCGTGGCGGAATTCCTGGAAGTGCCGCCGCAATTCACCATCATCTTCGCGCCGGACTATTCCCGCCAATGCCGCCTGCGCTGGCGTATCGGCTGCGAATTCGGCGCCGAATTCACCGACTAA
- a CDS encoding PAS domain-containing hybrid sensor histidine kinase/response regulator: MDRTFRIKVRLRRFRRRHPRIAFAIRSFMIFSATFGGAYGFVTGSRSENSGYDPHAFAIGASFLFALACLGLATLSMRLRFVNKRMRKLAAHNEALIDRNWELKEAEERARSLFEQQGDLIVLRDTQGCITFANDAYCALAGQPRGALVGTRFDFDVLEQGDSARESSGTRVHDQKIATPLGARWIAWREGYVRLDAGQPAELQSVGRDVTDRTESERALSDARDQADAANRAKSRFLAMASHEIRTPLNGIIGMGGLLLDTNLTPEQATYARAVKTSGEALMALIEELLDYSKIEAGKLDLELRPFALSTLIEEITELLAPRAQARQLEIAAYVDERLPLEVVGDAARLRQVLLNLAGNAIKFTAKGGVALIVEPGIWPHEISFLVRDTGIGIAPDAQQRIFREFEQADERVARTYGGTGLGLAISERIVKRMGGRITLTSEPGKGATFEVALPLAASQGSAGQTAFPSPDLTGKSILLVADGIEASLIARRLERWGGQTCMTSDASVVEALLPERSWHAMLVDRAIGATIADRLGGLGRAHAAQRLVLLTSSSRHEKFSADFTGFLVKPLRTASLAARLALTPEVASPDLAPEPPADSTGAAPAKGLSILVAEDNEINALLMRSLLTKLGHRVVIAVHGEAALESWLAASSAGTPYDLVLMDIQMPQLDGIEATKRIRAHEAVTSGQHTPILALTANTLVEDRYACFEAGMNGFLIKPLDREKLDEALAGLAASRHLAM; this comes from the coding sequence ATGGATCGGACGTTCCGGATCAAGGTGCGCTTGCGCCGCTTCAGGCGGCGTCATCCCCGCATAGCCTTCGCGATCCGCTCCTTCATGATCTTCTCGGCGACCTTCGGCGGCGCCTATGGTTTCGTCACCGGCAGCCGGTCCGAGAATTCCGGCTACGATCCCCACGCCTTTGCGATCGGTGCGAGCTTCCTGTTCGCGCTCGCCTGCCTCGGCCTTGCCACGCTGAGCATGCGCCTGCGCTTCGTTAACAAGCGGATGCGCAAGCTCGCTGCGCATAACGAGGCGCTGATCGACCGCAATTGGGAGCTGAAGGAGGCCGAGGAGCGCGCCCGCAGCCTGTTCGAGCAGCAGGGCGATCTGATCGTACTGCGCGACACCCAGGGCTGCATCACCTTCGCCAATGACGCCTATTGCGCGCTCGCGGGGCAGCCGCGCGGCGCGCTGGTCGGCACCCGCTTCGATTTCGACGTGCTGGAGCAGGGCGACAGCGCCCGCGAGAGCAGCGGCACGCGCGTCCACGACCAGAAGATCGCAACTCCGCTCGGTGCGCGCTGGATCGCCTGGCGCGAAGGCTATGTCCGGCTCGATGCCGGCCAACCCGCCGAATTGCAGAGCGTCGGGCGCGACGTCACCGACCGCACCGAGAGCGAACGCGCGCTGTCGGACGCGCGCGACCAGGCCGACGCCGCCAACCGCGCCAAGTCGCGCTTCCTGGCGATGGCCTCGCACGAGATTCGCACGCCGCTGAACGGCATCATCGGCATGGGCGGCCTGTTGCTCGACACCAATCTGACGCCGGAGCAGGCGACCTATGCCAGGGCGGTGAAAACCTCTGGCGAAGCGCTGATGGCGCTGATCGAAGAGCTGCTCGACTATTCCAAGATCGAGGCCGGCAAGCTCGATCTCGAGCTGCGCCCGTTCGCGCTCTCCACCCTGATCGAGGAGATCACCGAGCTGCTGGCGCCGCGCGCGCAGGCCAGGCAGCTCGAGATCGCCGCCTATGTCGACGAGCGCCTGCCGCTGGAAGTGGTCGGCGACGCGGCGCGGCTGCGCCAAGTGCTGCTCAACCTCGCCGGCAACGCCATCAAGTTCACGGCAAAAGGCGGCGTCGCGCTGATCGTCGAGCCCGGCATCTGGCCGCACGAGATCAGTTTTCTGGTCCGCGACACCGGCATCGGCATCGCGCCAGACGCGCAGCAGCGCATCTTCCGCGAATTCGAGCAGGCCGACGAGCGCGTCGCGCGCACCTATGGCGGCACCGGCCTTGGCCTTGCCATCAGCGAGCGCATCGTCAAGCGCATGGGCGGCCGCATCACGCTGACGAGCGAGCCGGGCAAGGGTGCAACCTTCGAGGTCGCGCTGCCGCTGGCGGCATCGCAAGGCAGCGCGGGACAGACGGCATTCCCGAGCCCCGACCTCACCGGCAAATCGATCCTCCTGGTTGCCGACGGCATCGAGGCCTCGCTGATCGCGCGGCGTCTCGAGCGCTGGGGCGGCCAGACCTGCATGACCTCCGATGCGTCGGTCGTGGAAGCGCTGCTGCCGGAGCGATCCTGGCACGCCATGCTGGTCGATCGTGCGATCGGCGCGACCATCGCCGACCGGCTTGGCGGGCTGGGGCGCGCGCATGCGGCGCAGCGGCTGGTGCTGCTGACGTCGAGCTCGCGCCACGAGAAGTTTTCGGCTGATTTCACCGGCTTCCTGGTCAAGCCCTTACGCACCGCCTCGCTCGCCGCACGTCTCGCGCTGACACCCGAGGTCGCCTCGCCCGACCTCGCGCCGGAGCCACCGGCCGACTCCACCGGCGCTGCACCGGCAAAGGGCTTGTCGATTCTCGTCGCCGAGGACAACGAAATCAACGCGCTGCTGATGCGCTCGCTGCTGACAAAACTCGGCCACCGCGTCGTCATCGCCGTCCACGGCGAGGCCGCGCTGGAATCCTGGCTGGCGGCTAGCTCGGCCGGCACGCCCTATGATCTCGTGCTGATGGACATCCAGATGCCGCAGCTCGACGGCATCGAGGCAACCAAGCGCATCCGCGCCCACGAGGCCGTTACCAGCGGCCAGCACACGCCGATCCTCGCGCTCACCGCCAATACGCTGGTGGAAGACCGCTACGCCTGTTTCGAGGCGGGCATGAACGGCTTTCTGATCAAGCCGCTCGACCGGGAGAAGCTCGACGAGGCACTGGCGGGGC